Proteins from a genomic interval of Ferrovibrio terrae:
- a CDS encoding CheR family methyltransferase yields MATRTTDSPTAEDREFAFSASDYDYLRAMLKEKTGIELGPTKHNMVYARLAKRLRKLGMNGFREYIEFIGSDAGGDELGTTLNALTTNLTKFFRENHHFEHLATTALQEIRARAVSQGRRLRIWSAGCSSGEEPYSTAITLLRSMPDIKQWDAKILATDIDTEMVRRGTAGIYPAAALEGMPADIPRKYFEPYGEDKVRMAEEARNLISFKHLNLVAHWPMKGPFDVIFCRNVVIYFDKDTQRVLFDRYANLLAPGGFLYIGHSENLFGITERFKLLGRNIHRKIA; encoded by the coding sequence ATGGCAACCCGCACAACCGACAGTCCGACGGCCGAAGACCGGGAATTCGCTTTCTCGGCCAGCGACTACGACTATCTGCGCGCGATGCTGAAGGAAAAGACCGGCATCGAACTGGGGCCGACCAAGCACAACATGGTCTATGCGCGCCTGGCCAAGCGGCTGCGCAAGCTGGGCATGAACGGCTTCCGCGAGTATATCGAATTCATCGGCTCGGATGCCGGCGGCGACGAGCTGGGCACCACGCTGAACGCGCTGACCACCAACCTGACCAAGTTCTTCCGCGAGAATCACCATTTCGAGCATCTCGCCACCACCGCGCTGCAGGAAATCCGCGCCCGCGCCGTGAGCCAGGGCCGCCGTCTGCGCATCTGGTCGGCCGGCTGCTCGTCGGGTGAAGAGCCCTATTCCACAGCGATCACGCTGCTGCGCTCGATGCCCGACATCAAGCAGTGGGATGCCAAAATCCTCGCCACCGACATCGACACCGAAATGGTTCGCCGCGGCACCGCAGGCATCTATCCGGCCGCCGCGCTGGAAGGCATGCCCGCCGATATCCCGCGCAAGTATTTCGAACCCTATGGTGAGGACAAGGTGCGCATGGCCGAAGAGGCGCGCAACCTGATCAGTTTCAAGCACCTCAACCTCGTCGCCCACTGGCCGATGAAGGGCCCGTTCGACGTCATTTTCTGCCGCAATGTCGTGATCTATTTCGACAAGGACACGCAGCGCGTGCTGTTCGACCGCTACGCCAACCTGCTGGCGCCGGGCGGTTTCCTCTATATCGGTCATTCGGAAAACCTGTTCGGTATCACCGAACGGTTCAAACTGCTGGGCCGTAACATCCATCGCAAGATTGCATGA
- a CDS encoding protein-glutamate methylesterase/protein-glutamine glutaminase: MAGKRIKVLIVDDSALIRQLLTAALSSDPEIDVVGAAPDPLVARTMIKELNPDVLTLDIEMPNMDGISFLEKIMRLRPMPVVMVSTLTQKGANITMQALEMGAVDFVPKPTLDIKHALEEIKIDLIAKVKTAATARVVARNRPVEGAVPKRLTPGPGFNSTDIIVAIGSSTGGVEALKEVITILPPDSPPVLITQHMPPRFTGSFAARLDSLSAVTVTEAKDNVRIFPGHVYIAPGDYHLTLHRSGGHYYTKINHDPPVSGHRPSVDVLFNSVAEHAGHNAIGVILTGMGKDGAVGLKKMLEVGAQTIGQDESTSLVYGMPKAAKLMGAVQAEVGIGQVAAEILNRCKQR, encoded by the coding sequence GTGGCCGGTAAACGCATCAAGGTTCTCATCGTTGACGACAGCGCGCTGATCCGTCAGCTGCTGACCGCGGCCCTGTCCAGCGATCCGGAGATCGACGTGGTCGGCGCGGCGCCCGACCCGCTGGTTGCCCGCACGATGATCAAGGAATTGAATCCCGATGTCCTGACCCTGGATATCGAGATGCCGAACATGGACGGCATCTCATTCCTTGAGAAGATCATGCGCCTGCGGCCGATGCCGGTGGTGATGGTCTCGACCCTGACGCAAAAGGGCGCCAACATCACGATGCAGGCGCTGGAAATGGGCGCCGTCGATTTCGTGCCCAAGCCGACGCTGGACATCAAACACGCCCTGGAAGAGATCAAGATCGACCTGATCGCCAAGGTGAAGACCGCCGCCACCGCCCGCGTGGTGGCGCGCAACCGGCCGGTCGAGGGCGCCGTGCCCAAGCGGCTGACGCCCGGTCCCGGCTTCAATTCGACCGACATCATCGTGGCGATCGGCTCGTCCACCGGCGGTGTCGAGGCGCTGAAGGAAGTGATCACCATCCTGCCGCCGGACAGCCCGCCGGTGCTGATCACCCAGCATATGCCGCCACGCTTCACCGGCAGCTTCGCCGCCCGCCTCGATTCGCTGTCGGCAGTCACCGTCACCGAAGCCAAGGACAATGTCCGCATCTTCCCGGGCCATGTCTACATCGCCCCGGGGGACTACCATCTGACGCTGCACCGCTCGGGCGGCCATTACTACACCAAGATCAATCACGATCCGCCGGTCTCGGGCCATCGGCCCTCCGTGGACGTGCTGTTCAATTCGGTGGCCGAGCATGCCGGCCATAATGCCATCGGCGTGATCCTGACCGGCATGGGCAAGGACGGTGCCGTCGGCCTGAAGAAGATGCTGGAGGTCGGCGCCCAGACCATCGGGCAGGACGAGTCGACCAGCCTGGTCTATGGCATGCCCAAGGCCGCCAAGCTGATGGGGGCGGTG